From Actinomycetes bacterium, a single genomic window includes:
- a CDS encoding acetyl-CoA C-acyltransferase, whose translation MTRNVRSVVFVDGARTPFGKAGKKGIFAETRADDLVVNVFRELLRRNSDLPAERFDEVAVAATTQTGDQGLTIGRSAALLAGLPRSVPGYSVDRMCAGAMTAVTSLSAPIMAGLYDVALAGGVEHMGRHPMGEGVDPNPRFLAEKLVDPEALMMGKTAENLHDRFPHLTKQRADAYAVASQEKTAKAYANGTIQPMLVPVATRSAENGFSLATTDEPPRPGTSMESLAALKTPFRPHGRVTAGNAAGLNDGATGAILAAEEVADELGLNKRMRLVSFAFAGVEPEVMGIGPVPSTEKALAKAGLSIADIGLFEVNEAFAIQVLAFLDHFGIADDDARVNPYGGAIAVGHPLASSGIRLMTYLANQFEEHPEVRYGLTTMCIGLGMGGTVIWENPNYDGKKDN comes from the coding sequence GTGACCCGAAATGTTCGATCAGTTGTTTTCGTAGATGGGGCACGTACCCCGTTCGGCAAGGCCGGCAAAAAAGGAATCTTTGCTGAGACCCGCGCCGATGATCTTGTCGTTAATGTCTTCCGAGAGTTGTTGCGTCGCAATAGCGACCTGCCCGCCGAGCGGTTCGACGAAGTGGCAGTTGCCGCCACTACCCAGACTGGTGACCAGGGACTGACCATCGGTCGCTCCGCTGCACTACTCGCGGGTCTGCCTCGCTCCGTGCCGGGCTACAGTGTCGATCGCATGTGCGCCGGCGCCATGACCGCGGTCACCTCGCTGTCGGCCCCAATCATGGCGGGCCTCTACGATGTGGCACTCGCCGGTGGCGTTGAGCACATGGGCCGCCACCCTATGGGTGAAGGAGTCGATCCGAATCCTCGCTTCCTCGCCGAGAAGTTGGTGGATCCGGAAGCCCTAATGATGGGTAAGACGGCGGAAAACCTGCACGATCGGTTCCCGCACCTGACCAAGCAACGCGCCGACGCCTACGCAGTGGCATCGCAGGAAAAGACCGCGAAGGCATATGCGAATGGCACAATCCAGCCGATGCTGGTGCCGGTGGCCACTCGGTCCGCCGAAAATGGGTTCAGTCTCGCCACCACCGACGAACCACCTCGTCCCGGCACCTCGATGGAAAGCCTGGCCGCGCTCAAGACCCCCTTCCGTCCACATGGCCGCGTCACCGCCGGTAACGCCGCCGGGCTGAATGATGGCGCAACCGGAGCCATCCTGGCCGCCGAAGAGGTCGCTGACGAACTGGGCTTGAACAAGCGGATGCGGTTGGTGTCGTTCGCTTTCGCTGGTGTGGAGCCGGAAGTTATGGGCATCGGTCCGGTTCCCTCGACCGAAAAAGCGTTGGCCAAGGCCGGCTTAAGCATTGCGGACATCGGCCTGTTTGAGGTCAACGAAGCGTTCGCCATTCAGGTGCTCGCCTTCCTCGACCACTTCGGCATTGCCGACGACGACGCTCGCGTCAATCCCTACGGTGGTGCGATCGCCGTAGGCCACCCGCTGGCCTCTAGTGGCATCCGGCTGATGACGTACCTGGCCAACCAGTTCGAAGAGCACCCGGAGGTCCGCTACGGCTTGACCACCATGTGCATTGGCCTGGGTATGGGCGGCACCGTGATCTGGGAGAACCCAAACTACGACGGCAAGAAGGACAACTGA
- a CDS encoding DUF3000 domain-containing protein, whose amino-acid sequence MNQLRETRVRPEIEVVQAPAPQRLAPHAAALTAEVISDEEEIASGRLVVLFDPEGQDAWEGDWRVVIFARAQLDPEMASDPVLCDVGWSWLGEAIQALGVSLTAYGGTVTRTQSQPYGAMAGRSESGELEIRASWTPTDGRIGHHVAVWLQLLETMAGLEPELEGVTSLRR is encoded by the coding sequence ATGAACCAACTGCGGGAGACCCGAGTACGCCCGGAGATTGAGGTTGTCCAAGCACCAGCGCCGCAGCGGCTGGCTCCCCACGCGGCGGCATTGACCGCCGAGGTGATCTCCGACGAGGAAGAAATCGCCAGTGGGCGACTCGTCGTGCTGTTTGACCCGGAAGGCCAGGATGCTTGGGAAGGTGACTGGCGGGTAGTGATCTTTGCTCGCGCTCAACTCGACCCAGAAATGGCCAGCGACCCGGTCTTGTGTGACGTGGGCTGGTCTTGGCTCGGTGAGGCGATTCAAGCTTTGGGGGTGTCACTGACCGCCTACGGCGGCACGGTGACGCGAACTCAGTCCCAACCATATGGCGCCATGGCAGGCCGATCCGAGAGCGGCGAACTGGAGATTCGCGCATCCTGGACCCCCACCGATGGCCGGATCGGCCATCATGTTGCGGTGTGGCTGCAACTCCTTGAGACCATGGCCGGTCTGGAACCGGAACTCGAAGGTGTGACGTCGCTTCGCCGATAA
- a CDS encoding HRDC domain-containing protein, which yields MSDSPDPATVDSADHAVAPLRRPAEGIPEIVASPAALRNTAAALQAGSGPIAVDAERASGHRYDQRAYLVQLRREGSGTHLVDPIPLGDTTILANALREAEWILHAATQDLPCLRELGLQPPALFDTELAGRLLGLPRVGLAGMTEDLLGMGLAKQHSAADWSRRPLPADWLAYAALDVELLVELRAVLIDMLQQANRWDWAQQEFTYLLTWQPQERPDPWRRVSGVSRLNDRRDLAIAKELWQTRDTIAQRADQPPGRILPNAAIIAAVKAAPTSTAQLKELPEFRNQRRSMNNWWRAIERGRTLPEAELPLRKIEGGIPHHRNWGQRNPAAAQLLAPVRQAIADHAQELGITHEVLVSPEAVRTLVWERVGQPADEVAFAEQLAEQQVRDWQIEHVLPLIVQAWQSPE from the coding sequence ATGAGCGATTCCCCTGATCCGGCCACGGTTGATTCTGCCGACCATGCCGTCGCGCCGCTGCGTCGACCAGCAGAGGGCATCCCGGAGATTGTGGCCTCACCCGCCGCCCTGCGGAACACCGCAGCCGCTCTGCAAGCGGGTAGCGGCCCGATCGCTGTTGACGCGGAACGAGCCTCCGGCCATCGCTACGATCAGCGCGCCTACCTAGTTCAACTTCGTCGTGAAGGCTCCGGCACTCACCTCGTCGATCCGATCCCGTTAGGTGACACCACCATTCTGGCCAACGCCTTGCGTGAAGCGGAGTGGATCCTGCACGCGGCGACCCAGGATCTGCCGTGCCTGCGCGAACTGGGACTGCAGCCGCCTGCCCTGTTCGATACCGAGTTGGCGGGTCGACTGCTTGGCCTCCCCCGGGTCGGCCTCGCTGGGATGACTGAAGACCTATTGGGCATGGGGCTTGCCAAACAGCACAGCGCCGCCGACTGGTCTCGGCGACCGCTTCCGGCTGACTGGTTGGCCTACGCTGCGCTAGATGTCGAACTGCTCGTGGAGTTACGGGCGGTACTGATCGACATGTTGCAGCAGGCCAATCGCTGGGACTGGGCCCAGCAGGAGTTCACCTATTTGTTGACCTGGCAGCCGCAGGAGCGCCCAGATCCTTGGCGCCGAGTAAGCGGCGTGAGCCGACTCAATGACCGCCGAGATCTCGCTATCGCCAAGGAATTGTGGCAAACCCGCGACACCATCGCCCAGCGAGCGGATCAACCTCCCGGACGCATCCTGCCCAATGCGGCCATCATTGCCGCCGTCAAAGCTGCACCTACCTCAACCGCACAGTTGAAAGAGTTGCCGGAGTTTCGCAACCAGCGGCGGTCAATGAACAATTGGTGGCGTGCGATTGAGCGAGGCCGCACCCTCCCCGAGGCGGAACTGCCGCTGCGTAAAATCGAAGGCGGTATCCCCCACCACCGAAACTGGGGTCAACGCAACCCGGCGGCGGCCCAGTTGCTGGCACCTGTCCGACAGGCCATCGCCGACCATGCCCAAGAGTTAGGGATCACCCACGAGGTATTGGTAAGTCCGGAGGCGGTGCGCACTTTGGTCTGGGAGCGAGTCGGTCAGCCCGCCGACGAAGTCGCGTTCGCCGAACAGCTGGCCGAACAGCAGGTCCGCGACTGGCAGATCGAGCATGTGCTGCCGCTCATTGTGCAGGCCTGGCAGTCACCTGAGTAG
- the hemG gene encoding protoporphyrinogen oxidase — translation MTVSPAGVPRESSRPNLRLVPHPAEPRRRVVIIGGGIAGLAAAHTLVSESDEALDITVLEAGDEVGGKLSVSEVAGVPVDEGAEALLAARPEAVSLAREVGLDRDLVDPLTTKASLWVRDELRPMSPGVMGVPTDLAALAASQVLPYRSLLKLPLEYRKAATRFENDVSVGAFVESRLGRDVVDNLVEPLLGGVYAGRADALSLAATVPALFRELRNENSLLRAAQRTARGGGRRAGARRGPVFAGIRGGVGRLPLAIAADLDRKGVSLRTQSAVRSLHRVDDVWRIIVNPPHDQEVLTAEEVILAVPPPVASELLSHICPPAANDLGLIDMSSVAVVTCAYRARDVAPMRGSGFLVPQVAGRTIKAANYASNKWNWVARAAGTRQQRSDALVMIRASVGRIGEEEVLERPDKDLVGDVHTDLAEAVGISSPPVAGRVTRWPDALPQYATGHVRRVERIRNSIAGIEGLEVCGAAFDGVGIAAVIGSSRTAARRMIARGRAATASAG, via the coding sequence ATGACTGTTTCCCCCGCGGGGGTGCCCCGCGAGTCGTCCCGACCCAATCTGCGGTTGGTGCCGCACCCTGCGGAGCCACGGCGGCGAGTCGTCATTATTGGTGGCGGTATTGCTGGCTTGGCGGCAGCGCATACGTTGGTGTCCGAATCCGATGAAGCATTAGATATCACTGTGCTGGAGGCCGGAGACGAAGTCGGCGGAAAGCTCAGCGTCAGCGAAGTAGCTGGCGTCCCCGTCGACGAAGGCGCTGAGGCGCTGTTGGCCGCGCGCCCCGAGGCGGTCAGCTTGGCCCGCGAGGTCGGCTTGGATCGCGATCTGGTGGACCCACTCACTACCAAGGCCTCGCTGTGGGTGCGGGACGAGTTGCGCCCGATGTCCCCGGGAGTCATGGGTGTTCCCACCGATTTGGCCGCACTGGCTGCTAGTCAGGTGCTGCCTTATCGCTCGCTACTGAAGTTGCCGCTGGAATACCGCAAGGCAGCGACTCGGTTCGAAAACGACGTGTCCGTCGGTGCCTTTGTTGAGTCGCGATTGGGTCGAGACGTTGTCGACAATCTGGTGGAGCCGCTGCTCGGTGGCGTTTATGCGGGTCGCGCGGACGCGTTGTCGTTGGCCGCGACGGTCCCGGCGCTGTTCCGGGAACTGCGCAACGAGAACTCGCTGCTGCGTGCCGCCCAACGCACTGCCCGAGGGGGCGGTCGGCGCGCTGGGGCCCGTCGGGGACCGGTTTTTGCTGGGATCCGTGGTGGTGTCGGTCGGTTGCCGTTGGCGATTGCTGCTGACCTCGATCGCAAGGGAGTTTCACTGCGAACCCAGTCCGCAGTGCGTTCGCTGCATCGGGTTGATGATGTCTGGCGGATCATCGTCAATCCACCTCACGACCAAGAAGTTTTGACGGCTGAAGAGGTCATCCTGGCAGTGCCGCCGCCGGTGGCCTCGGAGTTGTTGTCCCACATTTGTCCACCCGCAGCCAACGACTTGGGCTTGATCGACATGTCCAGTGTGGCCGTAGTGACGTGCGCCTATCGGGCTCGCGACGTCGCACCCATGCGTGGTTCGGGATTCTTGGTACCGCAGGTTGCAGGGCGGACCATCAAGGCCGCAAACTACGCCAGCAACAAGTGGAACTGGGTCGCCCGTGCTGCAGGCACCCGGCAGCAGCGCAGCGACGCACTCGTGATGATCCGGGCTTCCGTTGGCCGCATCGGCGAGGAAGAAGTACTTGAGCGGCCAGACAAGGATCTGGTCGGTGACGTGCATACCGATCTGGCTGAAGCCGTCGGGATTTCCTCACCGCCGGTGGCGGGCCGAGTGACTCGTTGGCCGGATGCGCTGCCACAGTACGCCACGGGACATGTACGTCGAGTGGAACGGATCCGGAACTCGATCGCTGGTATTGAGGGTCTTGAGGTGTGCGGTGCGGCATTTGATGGCGTCGGTATCGCCGCAGTTATTGGTTCCTCTCGAACTGCGGCGCGACGGATGATCGCCCGCGGCAGGGCGGCAACTGCATCTGCGGGATAA
- a CDS encoding DMT family transporter, producing the protein MPAAVLALLSSLLWGTGDFIAGLLSRKRSAYAVAGASQLVGLVLMTVIVLVTGEWRIGWGSYVWWAALASVAGLGGLVMFYLALASGRMGVVSPIAALGVLVPLAVGLVGGESPSGVQLLGILIAVVGVVLASGPEVSGAAGLRPVLLALGAAIGFGLFYVFIAAGSQESPTMVMFAERIWASLLVLGAILLTRSTGDLQRGDAGAVLAIGTLDIGANLAYALAAETGLLSVVSVLGSLYPVVTVLLAWLILRERLAPVQYIGVTVAMVGVVAINAG; encoded by the coding sequence ATGCCGGCAGCCGTACTGGCGCTACTCAGCAGCCTGCTGTGGGGGACTGGCGACTTCATCGCCGGCCTACTGTCTCGGAAGCGCTCCGCCTATGCCGTAGCAGGTGCTTCGCAACTCGTTGGCCTAGTACTGATGACTGTCATCGTGCTGGTCACGGGCGAGTGGCGGATCGGTTGGGGCAGTTACGTTTGGTGGGCGGCACTGGCCAGTGTGGCCGGACTGGGGGGGCTGGTGATGTTCTACCTAGCGCTGGCCAGCGGCCGGATGGGAGTAGTCTCACCCATCGCGGCGTTAGGTGTCTTGGTCCCGTTGGCGGTCGGGCTGGTGGGTGGCGAATCACCCAGCGGAGTGCAACTGCTGGGAATTCTGATTGCTGTGGTGGGCGTGGTGCTGGCAAGCGGGCCAGAAGTCAGCGGGGCGGCTGGCCTGCGACCAGTGTTGCTAGCCCTTGGCGCTGCAATTGGTTTCGGACTGTTCTACGTCTTTATTGCCGCTGGCTCGCAAGAGAGTCCAACCATGGTGATGTTTGCCGAGCGGATCTGGGCCTCGCTACTGGTGCTGGGGGCTATCCTGCTGACTCGCAGCACCGGAGACCTGCAGCGCGGGGACGCTGGTGCGGTATTAGCGATCGGCACCTTAGATATCGGTGCCAATCTGGCCTACGCGCTGGCCGCCGAAACTGGGCTGCTCTCGGTGGTGTCGGTCCTCGGTTCGCTGTACCCCGTAGTCACAGTGCTGTTGGCCTGGTTGATTTTGCGAGAACGACTGGCACCGGTGCAATACATCGGGGTCACGGTAGCGATGGTTGGGGTGGTGGCCATCAACGCTGGTTAG
- a CDS encoding chlorite dismutase family protein, with product MGHHGNNPSAQRTREINDSIAYMMISVFRAAGPLPATPIAVKEAVTSLDDVAVRGWYDVSGLRADADVMLWTHAPDSDALQSAYHALRRTEVGRQLEPVWSQMALHRPAEFNKSHVPAFLSGEDPKNYLCVYPFVRSFDWYLLPDEERRAMLVEHGQMARDYPDVRANTVASFALGDYEWILAFEADELYRIVDLMRHLRASQARMHVREEIPFYTGRRHEPQDLIAALA from the coding sequence ATGGGACACCACGGCAACAACCCTTCGGCCCAGCGAACTCGGGAAATCAACGACTCGATCGCTTACATGATGATCAGCGTCTTCCGGGCGGCTGGCCCGCTACCAGCTACGCCAATTGCGGTGAAGGAAGCAGTGACCTCGCTGGACGACGTTGCGGTACGGGGTTGGTATGACGTTTCGGGGCTGCGGGCGGACGCGGACGTCATGCTGTGGACTCATGCACCTGACAGTGATGCGCTGCAGTCCGCCTACCATGCGCTGCGACGTACCGAAGTGGGTCGGCAACTAGAGCCAGTCTGGTCCCAGATGGCGCTGCATCGGCCGGCCGAATTCAACAAGTCTCACGTTCCGGCATTCCTATCTGGTGAGGACCCGAAAAACTACCTGTGCGTCTACCCGTTTGTTCGCTCCTTCGACTGGTACCTGCTGCCAGATGAAGAACGTCGAGCCATGCTCGTGGAGCACGGACAGATGGCCCGTGACTATCCGGATGTACGCGCCAATACCGTGGCTTCTTTTGCGCTTGGTGACTACGAGTGGATTTTGGCGTTTGAGGCCGATGAGTTATACCGCATTGTGGATCTGATGCGTCATCTTCGGGCTTCCCAAGCACGGATGCATGTGCGAGAAGAGATTCCGTTTTACACCGGACGCCGGCACGAGCCGCAGGATCTCATCGCGGCGTTGGCCTAG
- a CDS encoding enoyl-CoA hydratase/isomerase family protein encodes MTETEQTISHEIPQTFADLAIDESLLGDEVVTHAKLQFLDLPGDAGRAALITLDNGFDHTKPNTFGPLGLISLNNALDAAEAEDIVALAITGKPFIFAVGADLSGVPKITDPAQAEAIARMGHRVLGRLGTFKVPTFALVNGAAMGGGLETALQCNYRTLSSGAAAIALPECFLGLVPGWGGTYLLPNLIGADKAIDVIINNPLAQNRMLKPKQVMDLGIADVMFEPADFIERSLGWVADVLSGDVTVSRPEVDRGDGWENAVAGARAALDERLHGAAPAPVRALDLIELARTADRDTAFAAEDTALVDLIMSDELRAGLYSFDLVQKRAKRPVGVPDKSLARPVNKVGVVGAGLMASQLCMLFVQRLQVPVVMTDLDQERVDKGVAYVHGEIDKLQAKGRINSDKANRFKALVTGTTDKAGFADADFVIEAVFEDLKIKKQVFAEVEAVVSETCILATNTSSLSVTDMAVDLQHPERVVGFHFFNPVAVMPLLEIVRAEGTDDASLATAFAVGKQLRKSCVLVKDAPAFVVNRLLTRFLGEVTKSVDEGTPFEVADSALDPLGLPMSPFILLQLVGPAVAFHVSETMKDAYPDRFYVSDNLRRGVAAGITGIWAFDSAGTRSVDPKVAENFQQGDSPLTSEQVRDRALTALAEEVQLMLDEGVVADVRDIDMCMLLGAGWGFHLGGISPYLDRSGVAEKTNGKRFLAPGIASDPR; translated from the coding sequence ATGACTGAGACCGAACAGACCATCTCGCACGAAATTCCGCAGACGTTCGCGGACCTCGCCATTGACGAGTCGCTGTTGGGCGACGAAGTAGTGACCCACGCCAAACTGCAGTTCCTGGATCTGCCCGGCGATGCGGGCCGTGCCGCACTCATCACGTTGGACAACGGTTTTGATCACACCAAGCCCAATACTTTTGGACCGCTAGGGCTGATCAGCCTCAACAACGCCCTTGATGCCGCTGAGGCTGAGGACATCGTGGCGCTGGCCATCACCGGCAAACCGTTCATTTTCGCTGTTGGAGCAGATCTTTCCGGAGTTCCGAAAATCACTGATCCAGCGCAAGCTGAGGCGATCGCCCGCATGGGCCATCGCGTCTTGGGTCGGCTGGGTACGTTCAAGGTTCCCACGTTCGCCCTAGTCAACGGCGCAGCCATGGGCGGCGGCTTGGAAACCGCTCTGCAGTGCAACTATCGCACCCTGTCCTCCGGTGCCGCGGCTATCGCACTACCCGAGTGCTTCCTGGGCCTCGTGCCTGGCTGGGGTGGCACCTACCTGCTGCCGAACCTGATCGGTGCGGATAAGGCCATCGACGTCATCATCAACAACCCACTGGCGCAAAACCGAATGTTGAAGCCGAAGCAGGTGATGGACCTGGGCATCGCCGACGTGATGTTCGAGCCGGCTGACTTCATCGAACGGTCTCTGGGCTGGGTCGCTGACGTACTGTCCGGTGATGTAACTGTGAGTCGTCCTGAGGTCGACCGCGGCGACGGCTGGGAAAACGCTGTTGCCGGCGCTCGTGCCGCCTTGGACGAAAGGCTGCACGGTGCTGCCCCGGCACCGGTGCGAGCGCTGGATCTGATCGAGCTGGCTCGCACGGCTGACCGAGATACCGCATTCGCGGCAGAGGACACCGCGTTGGTGGACCTGATCATGAGCGACGAACTGCGCGCTGGTCTTTACTCGTTCGACTTGGTACAGAAGCGAGCCAAGCGTCCGGTCGGAGTACCAGACAAGTCGCTGGCCCGGCCGGTCAACAAGGTTGGTGTCGTTGGTGCTGGCCTCATGGCCAGTCAGCTGTGCATGTTGTTCGTTCAGCGACTACAGGTACCCGTTGTGATGACTGACCTGGACCAAGAGCGAGTCGACAAAGGTGTCGCTTACGTTCACGGTGAGATCGACAAATTGCAGGCCAAGGGACGAATTAACTCCGACAAGGCGAATCGGTTCAAGGCGCTAGTTACCGGCACCACTGACAAGGCCGGCTTCGCTGACGCTGACTTCGTGATTGAGGCGGTGTTTGAGGACCTGAAGATCAAGAAGCAGGTCTTTGCAGAGGTCGAGGCAGTCGTATCCGAGACCTGCATCTTGGCCACGAATACTTCTTCCCTGTCGGTCACCGACATGGCGGTGGACTTGCAGCATCCGGAACGGGTTGTGGGCTTCCACTTCTTCAACCCAGTTGCTGTGATGCCGCTGCTGGAGATCGTTCGTGCCGAGGGCACCGACGATGCCTCGCTCGCGACCGCGTTCGCAGTTGGCAAGCAGCTGCGCAAGTCCTGTGTGTTGGTCAAGGACGCCCCCGCATTCGTTGTGAATCGGCTACTGACTCGCTTCCTCGGCGAAGTGACCAAGAGCGTTGATGAGGGAACGCCGTTCGAGGTTGCCGACAGCGCGCTGGACCCGCTTGGCCTACCCATGTCCCCCTTCATCTTGCTGCAGTTGGTCGGGCCGGCGGTCGCGTTCCACGTATCGGAGACCATGAAAGACGCCTACCCTGATCGGTTCTATGTCTCAGACAACCTGCGTCGCGGTGTTGCTGCTGGAATCACCGGAATCTGGGCCTTTGACAGTGCCGGCACCCGTAGCGTTGATCCCAAGGTTGCGGAGAACTTCCAGCAAGGCGATAGCCCGCTCACCAGCGAGCAGGTTCGCGATCGCGCACTCACTGCACTTGCCGAAGAGGTTCAGCTGATGCTGGACGAAGGGGTGGTGGCCGATGTCCGCGACATTGACATGTGCATGTTGCTAGGCGCTGGCTGGGGCTTCCACCTAGGCGGCATCTCCCCCTACCTCGATCGCAGCGGCGTAGCCGAGAAGACCAACGGCAAGCGTTTCTTGGCTCCCGGCATCGCTTCCGATCCTCGCTAG
- the hemE gene encoding uroporphyrinogen decarboxylase — protein MFFVSSADVVTELPADHPLYGATAGSPIIAAARGLTPERVPVWFMRQAGRSLPEYRQTRGDGDMLAACFSTEMVTEITLQPIRRHGVDAAVLFSDIVVPLRAAGVDVTIKKGVGPVMASPVRDAAGVAAIGELGDVSSITAAVKQLTAELGEIPVIGFCGAPFTLASYLIEGGPSREFAHTKAIMWSEPELWQELLSRLSVLCGQFLRAQVLAGASIVQIFDSWAGALSRADYVAQVLPYSKQVLASVADLQVPRIHFGVGTGELLADMAVPECEVVGVDQRVALADGIERIGPRHSVQGNLDPTAFFAGADEVRRQAARVLREGAMARGHIFNLGHGVLPATDPDQITRLVDWLHEQPVPAAQE, from the coding sequence TTGTTTTTCGTGTCCTCCGCCGATGTAGTTACCGAACTACCTGCCGATCACCCGCTGTACGGTGCCACCGCAGGTTCGCCCATCATTGCCGCTGCCCGTGGTCTGACACCTGAACGGGTGCCGGTGTGGTTCATGCGCCAAGCTGGCCGTTCTCTTCCGGAATATCGCCAGACTCGCGGTGACGGTGACATGCTGGCGGCGTGCTTCAGCACGGAGATGGTCACTGAGATTACGTTGCAGCCGATCCGCCGCCACGGGGTTGACGCGGCGGTGCTGTTCAGCGACATTGTGGTCCCATTGCGCGCGGCAGGCGTGGACGTCACCATTAAGAAGGGCGTCGGTCCCGTGATGGCCAGTCCGGTGCGCGACGCCGCAGGGGTTGCGGCGATTGGTGAACTCGGTGATGTCAGCAGCATCACTGCGGCAGTGAAGCAGTTGACGGCGGAACTGGGCGAAATCCCGGTGATCGGATTCTGCGGTGCTCCATTCACGCTGGCCTCGTACCTGATCGAAGGTGGGCCGAGCCGCGAGTTCGCCCATACCAAGGCCATCATGTGGTCTGAGCCGGAGTTATGGCAGGAATTGCTGTCTCGGCTGTCGGTGCTGTGCGGGCAGTTCCTGCGAGCGCAGGTGCTGGCCGGGGCCAGCATCGTGCAAATCTTTGACTCCTGGGCGGGCGCGCTGTCCCGCGCTGACTACGTCGCGCAGGTTCTGCCTTACAGCAAACAGGTCTTGGCCTCAGTCGCAGATTTGCAGGTGCCTCGGATTCACTTTGGCGTGGGGACCGGTGAGTTACTGGCCGATATGGCGGTGCCGGAGTGCGAGGTTGTCGGTGTCGACCAGCGGGTGGCGTTGGCTGACGGAATCGAACGGATCGGGCCACGACACAGCGTGCAGGGGAACCTAGACCCCACTGCTTTCTTCGCGGGGGCCGACGAGGTGCGACGGCAGGCTGCCCGGGTATTGCGGGAGGGCGCGATGGCCCGCGGCCACATCTTCAACCTCGGCCACGGGGTGCTGCCTGCCACCGATCCGGACCAAATCACTCGGCTGGTGGACTGGCTGCACGAGCAGCCAGTGCCCGCTGCGCAGGAGTAG
- the msrB gene encoding peptide-methionine (R)-S-oxide reductase MsrB gives MAEITKVDKTDEEWRTQLSPEEYQVLRQAGTERPFTGEYTDHKEVGVYTCRACDAELFRSEHKFDSHCGWPSFFTPLAGEAVVEIEDRSLGMVRVEVRCASCDSHLGHVFEGEGYGTPTDLRYCINSISLRHVPADEDDENDGDDSTDS, from the coding sequence ATGGCTGAGATAACGAAGGTTGACAAGACCGACGAAGAATGGCGAACCCAACTTTCCCCCGAGGAATATCAGGTCCTGCGACAGGCCGGCACCGAGCGACCCTTCACCGGTGAATACACCGACCACAAAGAGGTCGGCGTCTACACCTGTCGGGCCTGCGATGCGGAACTGTTTCGCTCAGAACACAAGTTCGACAGTCACTGCGGTTGGCCGTCATTCTTCACCCCGTTGGCGGGCGAGGCAGTCGTGGAGATCGAAGATCGCTCACTGGGAATGGTTCGGGTTGAGGTTCGTTGCGCGTCTTGTGATTCCCACCTCGGCCATGTGTTCGAGGGCGAGGGCTACGGCACTCCCACTGATCTGCGGTACTGCATCAACTCCATCTCGTTGCGGCATGTTCCCGCCGATGAGGACGATGAGAACGATGGGGACGACAGCACCGACAGCTAG
- a CDS encoding LuxR C-terminal-related transcriptional regulator, producing the protein MSAAIGQSPQRPAPRLAALVVSPETEHRQAWIGSLRKVGIGHVLEAIGANDAVQRGRSATGHGVCIVEALPQEGSTLQAIRELRRQGWLRLVLVSSRNDESTVRLAMAAKVRSFVVQPSSRPRPPEPLQPEVSSRVPELSNREIEVVQHVANGHTNREIGEKLSLSALTVKSHLSRVGRKLGTGDRAQMVAICFRAGIVS; encoded by the coding sequence ATGAGCGCCGCTATCGGACAGAGTCCACAACGGCCCGCACCCCGTCTTGCCGCCCTCGTCGTCTCTCCGGAAACCGAACATCGACAGGCCTGGATCGGCAGCCTCCGCAAGGTGGGGATCGGGCACGTACTGGAGGCCATCGGAGCCAACGATGCGGTCCAGCGAGGTCGCTCCGCTACTGGGCACGGTGTCTGCATTGTGGAAGCGTTACCGCAGGAAGGCTCAACCCTGCAAGCGATTCGGGAACTGCGTCGGCAAGGCTGGCTGCGCCTGGTGCTGGTGAGTTCCCGTAATGACGAAAGCACCGTCCGGCTAGCGATGGCCGCAAAGGTTCGCAGTTTTGTGGTGCAACCCAGCAGTCGGCCTCGCCCACCCGAACCGCTGCAACCAGAAGTTTCGTCGCGAGTTCCAGAGTTGTCTAACCGGGAAATCGAAGTGGTACAACACGTAGCGAACGGCCACACCAACCGGGAGATAGGCGAAAAGTTGAGTCTGTCCGCCCTGACTGTGAAAAGTCACTTATCCCGGGTAGGGCGCAAACTGGGGACCGGGGATCGCGCGCAAATGGTGGCGATTTGTTTCCGCGCCGGAATTGTTTCCTAA